One segment of Danio aesculapii chromosome 3, fDanAes4.1, whole genome shotgun sequence DNA contains the following:
- the zgc:165518 gene encoding alpha-2-macroglobulin-like protein 1: MAVMEISVWRWFILVLLFCFADGQDLAPVVFADTGSLSPPDGLISGPLFMVTFPSLIESGSDTKLCVSLLKHTGSLTMTISLVDDKNAETELVRQTTRRKLHQCFTFQAPQVNGDSVQTVRVVVQGQSFKMTEERKVMFRSYLPLTFIQTDKPLYNPGQTVNIRVVTMSDQFVPQDQMYSLVVLEDFHGIRIRQWANISSINWILELSHVLNPEAQIGTYTLKAYIGDRIISQSFDVKQYVLPKFDVTVNAPQTYSVADVGLKVEACGKYTYGQPVPGQVVVEVCRQPFLYIQDPKVTSVCLSKSTKTNDTGCASLTLSTSSFFGTSLESNLQNSFVVNVNVTEEGTAVVMSKSTTVSITFEVGKVTFVDLPKFYDYGSTVNGKIAVSDFKGNPINSKSVYVLDSSIWPNKLLFNLTTNKNGFAKFSLDTTGFPKADLNLVASATPQPYFNYNSPYFTTDTRLVQLFQTAAPDNPTFSDLSIVTLEQPLKCGTTYPVTVKYSFVGETGDYSADIIYMVMSRGVIILHGFKSVQALASNTFTNGTVSFDLSILANMAPMVQILAFCVLPSQTVVAGSASFNTEKCFSNRVSLQFSPATAVPGEGSLLTISAQAGSLCGLSAIDQSVLIMQSGGRLNAEAVFGLLPVQSLYDYPPGVEDAQDCLQVRPRRAVPTDQAYNTFKGVGIKVATNLPVREPQCLTYRGLNFYRNFRGPVFFAMDKVLAAPPLATSEIAGSPSGSPVDVTVRTFFPETWIWQLTLVGDSGSTSVPLTVPDTITTWDTEAFCLSSNGFGLAPPLLLTAFQPFFLELTLPYSIIRGEVFELKATVFNYLSQCIKVQVTPTPSSNFTLKSLNDQSSSTLSANGRKTFKWALTASVIGTVNVTISAQANPSQELCGNRVVTVPSRGRIDIVTRSLLVLAEGVKRTFTRSWLLCPKGSMLSENVRITFPKNVIQGSARCSVSVIGDIMGRALNNLANLLQMPYGCGEQNMIILAPNIYILRYLKVTAQLTPTIQDTAMSYLQSGYQGELNYRHSDGSFSTFGYDESNTWLTAFVMRTFGLARSFTYIDPNVLQSAKDWLISKQGSNGCFVQQGTLYHNDIKGGVGDNVTMTGYIVVGLLEMGVPVTDPVITKALSFLRPLVGNLGNTYVTALLAYTFSLAGETNTRAQLLSALRNVAISEGTTLHWSQTTSGDTLAVEISAYVLLAVLTVQPVTTANLGYANRIVNWLVAQQNPYGGFTSTQDTVVALQAMALYASLVFSSGGSSTVTVQSSVPAGDVYNFAVTPNNRLLYQENPLNNFPGTYSVVASGSTCVSVQVACFYNIPTPVVVAKTLSVVAKVTGNCQASPVNLMLTFTVKYAGPKPTTNMLLVDIKVLSGFTADTSLLGSPPNFSPLVQRVDPEGDRVLVYLQEVPKGVPVTYSIQLTQTVAVKNLKPAVINIYDYYQRNDSFETTYTSVCS; the protein is encoded by the exons GCTCCTCAAGTAAATGGAGATTCAGTGCAGACGGTGAGGGTGGTTGTTCAAGGACAGTCCTTTAAAATGACTGAGGAGCGTAAAGTGATGTTCAGGTCTTACCTGCCTCTGACCTTCATCCAGACAGACAAACCACTCTACAATCCAGGACAGACAG TGAATATTAGAGTTGTTACCATGAGTGATCAATTTGTGCCTCAAGACCAAATG TACAGTCTGGTGGTGCTAGAG GACTTTCATGGTATCCGGATCCGTCAGTGGGCCAATATTTCCTCCATAAACTGGATTTTGGAGCTTTCTCATGTCTTGAACCCAGAAGCTCAGATTGGGACGTACACACTTAAGGCTTATATTGGTGACCGAATCATCTCCCAGAGTTTTGATGTGAAACAATACG TCTTGCCCAAGTTTGATGTGACCGTAAACGCACCACAGACGTATAGTGTTGCAGATGTGGGACTGAAAGTTGAGGCTTGTGGAAA ATACACCTATGGACAGCCTGTACCTGGTCAAGTAGTTGTGGAAGTATGCCGTCAGCCATTTCTCTATATTCAGGATCCTAAAGTGACCAGTGTGTGTCTGAGTAAATCTACTAAG ACGAACGACACTGGCTGTGCCTCACTAACACTCAGTACATCATCGTTTTTTGGCACCAGTCTTGAGAGTAACCTTCAAAATTCCTTCGTTGTTAATGTCAACGTCACTGAGGAGGGAACAG CTGTTGTCATGTCAAAATCCACAACGGTGTCCATTACATTTGAGGTTGGCAAGGTCACATTTGTGGATCTCCCAAAGTTCTATGATTATGGGTCAACTGTGAATGGGAAG aTCGCCGTTTCTGACTTTAAAGGTAACCCAATCAATAGCAAGTCAGTTTATGTCCTGGACAGCAGCATATGGCCCAACAAACTGCTGTTCAATTTGACCACAAACAAGAACGGATTTGCCAAGTTCTCCCTTGACACCACTGGTTTCCCTAAAGCTGATCTGAATCTTGTG gcAAGTGCAACTCCACAGCCTTATTTTAATTACAATTCGCCATACTTCACTACAGATACAAGGCTGGTTCAGCTTTTCCAAACTGCTGCTCCTGACAACCCAACCTTTAGTGATCTGTCTATAGTGACACTTGAGCAGCCTCTGAAGTGTGGCACCACTTATCCAGTGACTGTCAAGTATTCATTTGTTGGAGAGACTGGCGACTACAGTGCTGACATCATCTATATG GTCATGTCCAGAGGAGTGATCATTCTACATGGCTTTAAATCTGTTCAAGCTCTGGCTTCTAATACCTTCACCAACGGCACAGTCTCGTTTGATCTCTCAATTCTTGCCAATATGGCTCCGATGGTGCAGATTCTGGCCTTCTGTGTTCTGCCTAGTCAGACTGTAGTGGCTGGTAGTGCATCTTTTAACActgagaagtgcttctcaaatCGG GTTTCTCTGCAGTTCTCTCCTGCTACAGCTGTTCCTGGAGAGGGAAGTCTTCTGACCATCTCTGCTCAAGCAGGATCTCTGTGTGGCCTCAGTGCTATAGATCAGAGTGTCCTGATCATGCAGTCAGGAGGACGTCTGAACGCAGAGGCG GTATTTGGTTTACTCCCAGTGCAATCACTGTATGATTATCCACCTGGTGTTGAAGATGCACAGGACTGCCTGCAAGTTCGACCACGTCGAGCTGTTCCAACAGATCAGGCTTATAACACCTTCAAG GGTGTGGGGATCAAAGTTGCAACAAATCTGCCAGTTCGAGAACCTCAGTGCCTCACATACAGGGGGCTGAATTTCTATCGCAACTTCCGTG GTCCTGTGTTTTTTGCCATGGATAAAGTTCTTGCTGCTCCTCCTCTAGCAACATCAGAAATTGCTGGCTCCCCTTCTGGTTCCCCTGTTGATGTGACCGTTAGAACGTTCTTTCCAGAAACTTGGATTTGGCAACTCACTCTAGTGGG AGACTCTGGGTCCACATCAGTTCCCCTCACAGTTCCTGATACAATTACTACATGGGACACCGAGGCCTTCTGTCTGTCGTCCAATGGTTTTGGTCTGGCTCCACCACTTCTGTTGACTGCCTTCCAGCCCTTCTTCCTAGAGCTCACCCTGCCTTACTCCATAATCCGTGGGGAGGTTTTTGAGCTGAAGGCCACAGTCTTCAACTATCTGTCCCAATGCATCAAG GTTCAAGTGACTCCAACGCCATCTTCCAACTTCACTCTTAAATCTCTTAATGATCAGTCTTCATCCACTCTCTCTGCCAATGGGAGAAAGACCTTCAAATGGGCTTTAACTGCTTCTGTTATTG GAACTGTAAATGTGACCATCAGTGCCCAGGCCAACCCATCCCAGGAACTGTGTGGTAATCGGGTTGTCACCGTACCATCAAGAGGACGCATTGACATAGTCACTCGAAGTCTGCTGGTTCTG gcTGAAGGAGTCAAAAGGACTTTCACCCGGAGTTGGTTGCTCTGTCCAAAGG GAAgcatgctttcagaaaatgtgagGATAACCTTTCCAAAAAATGTCATCCAGGGATCGGCCAGATGCTCCGTATCAGTCATTG GGGACATAATGGGTCGTGCACTGAATAATCTGGCTAATTTGCTACAGATGCCTTATGGCTGTGGAGAACAGAATATGATCATTCTTGCTCCCAATATTTACATCCTACGGTATCTGAAAGTAACTGCACAGCTCACCCCAACCATCCAAGACACTGCCATGAGTTATCTTCAGAGTG GATATCAAGGAGAGCTGAACTACAGGCACAGTGATGGTTCATTCAGCACTTTTGGTTATGATGAATCTAATACATG GTTGACCGCCTTTGTCATGAGGACTTTTGGTCTAGCGAGGAGCTTCACCTACATAGATCCCAATGTTCTTCAGAGTGCAAAGGACTGGTTGATAAGCAAGCAGGGTTCAAATGGCTGTTTTGTGCAGCAGGGCACTCTGTACCACAATGACATAAAG GGTGGAGTTGGTGATAACGTGACCATGACTGGCTACATTGTTGTAGGACTGCTTGAAATGGGAGTCCCTGTCACG GATCCTGTCATTACGAAGGCACTGTCATTTTTGAGGCCTCTTGTTGGGAATCTGGGAAACACTTATGTAACTGCTCTGCTCGCTTACACCTTCAGTCTGGCTGGAGAGACCAACACTCGAGCACAGCTTTTAAGCGCACTGAGAAACGTGGCAATTTCTGAAG GTACTACACTCCACTGGTCTCAGACTACATCCGGGGATACACTAGCAGTGGAGATCAGTGCATATGTGCTGCTAGCAGTTCTCACTGTACAGCCTGTGACCACTGCTAACCTGGGCTATGCTAACCGCATTGTCAACTGGCTTGTGGCCCAGCAGAATCCCTATGGTGGTTTCACCTCCACTCAG GACACCGTGGTGGCTCTTCAGGCTATGGCTTTATATGCTAGTCTCGTGTTCAGTTCTGGAGGctccagcacagtcacagttcaGTCCTCTGTGCCAGCAGGAGATGTTTACAACTTTGCTGTAACTCCCAACAACCGCTTGCTGTATCAGGAGAATCCACTGAACAACTTTCCAGGCACATATAGTGTTGTAGCATCTGGATCCACTTGTGTGTCAGTGCAG GTTGCCTGTTTTTACAACATACCGACTCCTGTTGTGGTTGCCAAAACATTGAGTGTTGTTGCGAAGGTGACTGGAAACTGCCAGGCGTCACCAGTCAATCTGATGTTGACCTTCACAGTGAA ATACGCTGGTCCAAAACCAACTACTAACATGCTTCTGGTGGACATCAAGGTGTTGTCAGGATTCACTGCAGACACCTCACTG CTTGGCTCTCCACCCAATTTCTCTCCATTAGTTCAGAGGGTTGATCCTGAAGGTGATCGTGTGCTTGTCTATCTACAAGAG GTTCCCAAAGGTGTCCCAGTGACCTACAGTATACAGCTGACACAGACTGTTGCAGTGAAGAATCTCAAGCCAGCAGTCATCAATATTTATGACTATTATCAGAGAa atgacaGTTTTGAGACTACATACACTTCTGTCTGTTCATGA
- the LOC130220799 gene encoding gastrula zinc finger protein XlCGF7.1-like, with protein sequence MSDPEPCRITDEDTEEQTDLIEENEESEDDELLKAGKTPHLQTEDTLMQRDKNRLTCRQCGKSLASQRSLDQHMMIHTGEKPFTCTQCAKSFRRSSSFNEHMKIHTGQKLFTCTQCGRSFRHSSCFNEHMMIHTGEKTHRCDQSGKAFLRTSGLQDHLRVHTKEKPYSCSECGKRFTKQLHLRQHQKIHTGVKEYVCFECVKTFITAAELKLHQRIHTGEKPYKCSHCDKRFGRLAHLKTHERLHTGEKPYTCNQCLESFTHSAQLKKHIKIHTGEKQHT encoded by the exons atgagtgatccagaaccctgcagaattacaGATGAAGACACTGAAGAACAAACAG accttattgaagagaatgaggagagtgaagatgatgAACTCCTAAAAGCTGGGAAAACACCTCATTTACAGACTGAAGATACTTTAATGCAAAGAGACAAGAATCGTTTGACCTGCcgtcagtgtggaaagagtctggCAAGCCAAAGGAGTCTtgatcaacacatgatgatccacactggagagaaaccattcacatgcactcagtgtgcgAAGAGTTTCAGACGATCATCATCctttaatgaacacatgaagatccacaccggACAGAAACtgttcacatgcactcagtgtgggaggagtttcagacACTCATCATGCtttaatgaacacatgatgatccacactggagagaaaacccaCAGATGTGATCAGAGTGGAAAAGCATTTTTGAGGACGTCAGGGCTGCAAGACCATCTcagagttcatacaaaggagaagccttattcatgctctgagtgtggaaagagattTACAAAGCAGTTACATTTAAGAcaacatcagaagatccacactggtgtaaAAGAGTATGTGTGCTTTGAGTGTGTGAAGACTTTTATCACAGCTGCAGAACTGAAACTGCAccagaggatccacactggagagaaaccgtacaagtgttcacactgtgataaGAGATTTGGTCGGTTGGCACATCTTAAAACACATGAGAGacttcacactggagagaaaccgtacacatgtAATCAGTGTCTGGAGAGTTTCACACACtcggcgcagcttaagaaacacattaaaatccacactggagaaaagcagCACACATGA